The following are encoded in a window of Roseimaritima ulvae genomic DNA:
- the rbfA gene encoding 30S ribosome-binding factor RbfA, translated as MTSRRLLKAAEAIREVVATAILTDLRDPRIQDVTVVGVKVSADMREAKVLVSVRGDEAQERLSLRGLQHSAGFLQAKIADRIDSRYIPKLRFEIDKGTRSALEVGELLDRLRREREAEEAAKAGLTTPDVDGEGADSETEPATDDAASQPADQDNDAASDDDARLG; from the coding sequence GTGACCAGTCGTCGTTTACTTAAAGCTGCCGAAGCCATCCGCGAAGTCGTGGCGACCGCCATCCTGACGGACCTGCGCGATCCGCGCATCCAAGACGTTACCGTCGTGGGGGTTAAAGTCAGCGCGGATATGCGGGAGGCCAAAGTGTTGGTCAGTGTTCGCGGGGACGAAGCCCAGGAACGCCTGTCGTTGCGCGGCTTGCAACACTCCGCGGGCTTCCTGCAAGCCAAAATCGCCGATCGAATCGATAGTCGTTACATCCCCAAATTGCGATTCGAAATCGATAAGGGCACACGCAGCGCTTTGGAGGTCGGCGAACTGCTCGATCGACTGCGTCGCGAACGCGAAGCCGAAGAGGCGGCCAAGGCCGGCTTGACGACCCCCGATGTCGATGGCGAAGGGGCGGACAGCGAAACGGAACCGGCCACGGACGACGCCGCTAGCCAGCCGGCCGACCAAGACAACGATGCAGCGTCGGATGACGATGCCAGGCTCGGATGA
- the infB gene encoding translation initiation factor IF-2, translating to MPVRIYALAKDLKLDSKELVEICKKAGVTGKGSALASLDDDEVQRVEKYLEGGRSKKASPAPVSKAAASAPIAPVREADPAADRATANRVLGRRSGTKPPLSVKPTAESPAPAKPAAETPSVPSGDAAAESPQSDAVKEKPAVETPPAAKPAAESAPAAKPAAPSEPAQPAAAERKSKMPEAAPGPLSPMRRDPVGPGGSGKIRVIGRGNRSDRGDSKGSKPSRPPKRREPSIKINLAALPDAKPPVARKASGDPPAQQPEVRFTKDAIAGHKQGDAAGIDKVVSEEKTKKSKIGTGGLSEFAEKAKGRGGRGGETEDAGEKRRSAGMAGARPDRNKSRRPNNKRNLMLEGGGDYGRRRPGGRHSGPRRRKGVNTAAPRKDAVTLELPCSIREFCEAAGVPVANVLRFLMGMGTMANINASIDQETAELIAAELDLDIQLKAHETLEDELITTIEEQEDEQEKLVPRAPIVTFLGHVDHGKTSLLDRLIGIDVVSGEAGGITQHIRAYTVDKDDRQVTFVDTPGHEAFTEMRARGANVTDIAVLVVAADDGIMPQTEEAISHAKAAGVPIVVALNKSDLEGVDPMRTMTQLTEHQLTPSEWGGDIEVVKTSAITGMGMDELLETLLTIAELNEYQANPDRKALGVCLEAEQQGDRGVVAKMVVQNGTLRIGDVVVCGAAHGRVRAMSNTLTGEAMQEAGPSTPVNLMGLDEPPGAGDRFHVLDDITQAREIAQSREHGHRTENLSGVTTKVSFEHFQQLVEEGRLGEQQEKTKLNVIIRSDVRGSLEAIDKELSKLDNPEVEVRVLQRSVGGVTLADVTLASASDAVILAFNVMPDDAARSLADERGVEIRRYDVIYKLTDEIKAMIEGRLRPEERVVELGRALVKQTFQISRVGTIAGCYVAQGSIQRGCRIRVNRDGRTIGDYPLDALRRIKEDVKEVPRGMECGIKLSGFNDIKQDDVLEAYKIEQVARTLD from the coding sequence GTGCCCGTACGCATTTACGCGCTCGCAAAAGACTTAAAGTTAGACAGTAAAGAACTGGTCGAAATCTGTAAAAAAGCCGGTGTCACCGGTAAAGGCTCAGCGCTGGCTAGTCTGGACGACGATGAGGTCCAGCGAGTTGAAAAATATCTGGAGGGTGGCCGATCTAAAAAGGCCTCGCCCGCTCCGGTTTCTAAAGCCGCCGCCAGTGCTCCGATCGCCCCCGTAAGGGAAGCCGATCCCGCAGCCGATCGTGCCACGGCCAATCGTGTGCTCGGACGTCGGTCCGGTACCAAGCCGCCGTTGTCGGTCAAGCCTACTGCCGAGTCGCCAGCCCCCGCCAAGCCCGCAGCGGAAACTCCGTCGGTTCCCAGCGGTGATGCTGCGGCCGAGTCGCCCCAGAGCGATGCTGTCAAAGAAAAGCCCGCTGTGGAGACTCCGCCAGCTGCCAAGCCTGCGGCCGAGTCAGCTCCTGCGGCCAAGCCCGCCGCGCCCTCCGAACCGGCCCAGCCGGCTGCGGCCGAGCGGAAATCCAAGATGCCCGAAGCCGCGCCGGGGCCCTTGTCGCCGATGCGTCGTGATCCGGTGGGACCGGGCGGCAGCGGCAAGATTCGTGTAATCGGTCGTGGCAATCGCTCCGATCGAGGCGACAGCAAGGGCAGCAAGCCCAGCCGTCCGCCCAAGCGTCGCGAACCTTCGATCAAAATCAATCTGGCGGCCCTGCCTGATGCCAAGCCCCCGGTGGCTCGCAAAGCTTCCGGCGATCCGCCGGCTCAGCAGCCCGAAGTGCGATTCACCAAAGACGCCATCGCCGGGCACAAGCAAGGCGACGCGGCCGGCATCGACAAAGTGGTCTCCGAAGAGAAGACCAAAAAGTCGAAGATTGGCACCGGCGGTTTGAGCGAATTCGCTGAGAAGGCCAAAGGCCGTGGCGGCCGTGGTGGCGAAACCGAAGATGCGGGCGAAAAACGTCGCAGTGCCGGGATGGCTGGAGCTCGACCGGATCGCAACAAGAGCCGGCGTCCCAACAATAAACGCAACCTGATGCTCGAGGGCGGCGGAGACTACGGTCGTCGGCGTCCCGGAGGCCGGCATTCGGGGCCGCGACGACGCAAAGGCGTCAACACCGCGGCGCCCCGAAAAGATGCAGTCACCCTGGAATTGCCCTGCTCGATCCGCGAGTTTTGCGAAGCGGCTGGCGTGCCGGTGGCCAACGTCCTGCGGTTCCTGATGGGCATGGGCACGATGGCCAACATCAACGCCTCGATCGATCAGGAAACGGCGGAGCTGATTGCGGCCGAGTTGGATCTGGATATCCAGCTGAAGGCTCACGAAACCCTCGAAGACGAACTGATCACCACGATCGAAGAGCAGGAAGACGAGCAAGAGAAGCTGGTCCCACGAGCTCCCATCGTGACCTTCTTGGGGCACGTCGACCACGGTAAAACCAGCTTGCTTGATCGCCTGATCGGAATCGATGTGGTCAGCGGTGAAGCCGGCGGGATTACTCAACACATCCGTGCCTACACCGTCGATAAAGATGACCGGCAGGTCACCTTTGTCGATACGCCTGGCCACGAAGCCTTTACCGAAATGCGGGCACGTGGTGCCAACGTGACCGATATCGCGGTGCTGGTCGTCGCGGCCGACGACGGCATCATGCCGCAAACCGAAGAAGCCATCAGTCATGCCAAAGCCGCCGGTGTGCCGATCGTGGTGGCTTTGAATAAGTCGGATCTGGAAGGCGTCGACCCGATGCGGACGATGACCCAGTTGACCGAACATCAGTTGACGCCCAGCGAATGGGGTGGCGATATCGAAGTCGTCAAAACCAGTGCCATCACTGGGATGGGGATGGACGAGTTATTAGAAACCCTGCTGACGATCGCCGAACTGAATGAATACCAAGCCAACCCTGACCGCAAAGCGTTGGGTGTTTGTTTGGAAGCCGAACAGCAAGGCGACCGCGGAGTGGTGGCCAAAATGGTCGTGCAAAACGGTACCCTGCGGATCGGCGATGTCGTCGTCTGTGGTGCCGCCCACGGTCGGGTGCGAGCGATGAGCAACACCTTGACTGGCGAAGCGATGCAGGAAGCCGGTCCTAGCACGCCCGTTAATCTGATGGGCTTGGACGAACCGCCGGGCGCCGGTGACCGCTTCCACGTTTTGGACGATATCACGCAAGCTCGCGAAATCGCCCAGTCGCGTGAACATGGTCATCGCACCGAAAACCTGTCCGGAGTGACCACCAAGGTGTCCTTCGAGCACTTCCAACAATTGGTGGAAGAAGGGCGTTTGGGCGAACAGCAAGAGAAGACCAAGCTGAACGTGATCATTCGCTCGGACGTTCGCGGTTCGCTCGAAGCGATCGACAAAGAGCTGAGCAAGCTGGACAACCCGGAAGTCGAAGTCCGTGTGCTCCAACGCAGCGTCGGTGGCGTCACGCTGGCCGACGTCACCTTGGCTTCCGCTTCCGATGCCGTGATTCTGGCGTTTAACGTGATGCCCGACGACGCGGCTCGCTCGTTGGCCGATGAACGTGGGGTCGAGATTCGTCGCTACGACGTGATCTACAAGCTGACCGACGAAATCAAGGCCATGATCGAAGGTCGCCTGCGACCGGAAGAACGCGTCGTCGAACTCGGTCGGGCTTTGGTCAAACAGACCTTCCAGATCAGTCGCGTGGGCACCATCGCCGGTTGTTATGTGGCTCAAGGGTCCATCCAGCGAGGCTGCCGGATCCGCGTTAATCGCGACGGTCGCACGATCGGCGACTATCCGCTCGATGCCTTGCGACGCATCAAAGAAGATGTCAAAGAAGTGCCTCGCGGCATGGAATGTGGCATCAAACTGTCCGGCTTCAACGACATCAAGCAAGACGATGTGTTGGAAGCCTACAAGATCGAGCAAGTCGCCCGTACGTTGGACTGA
- the nusA gene encoding transcription termination factor NusA, which translates to MNPQDILRYVDSLHREKNIDKEIVFSAIESALQTAAKRQYGEDADIVVRLDRQSGQAQAVLDGEPLGDDQIGRIGAQTAKQVIIQKVKEAERDSLMLEYRELIGQIVSGVIGRADGGVATVNLGNVEAILPRSEQIPGESLHAGERIRAVVFEVRATGNRIRVVLSRTRPQLVQRLFEQEIPELSDGTIEIKSVSREPGYRSKVAVASMDNQVDPIAVCVGFRGSRIKAVREELAGEHIDVIRYSEDPLVLVPNALQPATVEQVLLCDMIGRAIVLVQEDQLSLAIGRRGQNVRLASKLCGWDIEIMTGNELEEQISRAVSGFSELDGVTEDLAGALVEQGYLSYDDLSVIEPDALMEMSGLTEEQVDRIVEQAEGKAEEAEVAAAEERRQRRDREKQAQDTAETTAAPEPTPEAEASPAAEPSAPAEPASQAEQADSSGEQADSSGEQADAGSEQAGSDGEQTGEGQEGASPGDAAPTSQQSS; encoded by the coding sequence ATGAATCCCCAAGATATCCTTCGCTACGTCGACTCGCTTCATCGCGAAAAGAACATTGATAAGGAAATCGTGTTCTCCGCGATCGAGTCTGCTCTGCAAACGGCTGCCAAGCGGCAGTATGGAGAAGATGCGGATATAGTCGTGCGTTTGGACCGCCAGAGCGGTCAGGCTCAAGCTGTCTTGGACGGTGAGCCGCTGGGGGATGACCAGATCGGCCGTATTGGGGCTCAGACCGCTAAGCAAGTCATCATTCAGAAGGTTAAAGAGGCCGAACGCGACTCCTTGATGTTGGAGTACCGCGAGCTGATCGGGCAGATCGTCAGCGGGGTAATCGGACGCGCCGACGGTGGAGTGGCCACGGTCAATCTGGGTAATGTCGAAGCCATTTTGCCTCGCAGTGAACAGATTCCAGGGGAATCCCTGCACGCCGGCGAGCGGATTCGGGCCGTGGTGTTTGAGGTGCGTGCAACCGGTAACCGCATCCGCGTGGTGCTCAGTCGGACCCGTCCGCAGTTGGTGCAGCGGTTGTTCGAGCAGGAAATTCCCGAGCTGTCCGATGGCACGATTGAGATTAAATCGGTCAGTCGCGAGCCCGGTTATCGCAGTAAAGTCGCCGTTGCCAGTATGGACAATCAGGTCGATCCGATTGCGGTTTGCGTCGGGTTCCGCGGTAGCCGGATCAAGGCCGTGCGAGAAGAATTGGCTGGCGAACACATCGACGTGATCCGCTACAGCGAAGACCCGCTGGTGTTAGTGCCTAATGCCCTGCAACCGGCAACGGTCGAGCAGGTGTTGTTGTGTGACATGATCGGCCGGGCCATCGTGTTGGTGCAGGAAGATCAGTTGTCCTTGGCGATCGGCCGTCGTGGTCAAAATGTTCGCCTGGCTAGCAAGTTGTGCGGCTGGGACATCGAGATCATGACCGGCAACGAGCTGGAGGAGCAGATCAGTCGGGCCGTTTCCGGTTTTAGTGAGCTGGATGGGGTCACCGAAGATTTGGCCGGCGCCTTGGTCGAACAGGGCTATTTGTCCTATGATGACTTGTCGGTGATCGAGCCCGATGCCCTGATGGAAATGAGCGGTCTGACCGAAGAACAAGTCGACCGCATCGTCGAGCAGGCGGAAGGCAAGGCGGAGGAAGCCGAAGTCGCGGCAGCCGAAGAACGACGTCAGCGACGTGATCGAGAAAAACAGGCTCAGGACACGGCGGAAACGACCGCGGCTCCTGAACCGACCCCCGAAGCAGAAGCTTCGCCAGCCGCCGAGCCCAGTGCTCCGGCGGAACCCGCTTCGCAAGCGGAGCAAGCCGACTCAAGCGGCGAGCAAGCCGACTCAAGCGGCGAACAAGCCGACGCAGGCAGCGAGCAGGCTGGTTCAGACGGCGAGCAGACTGGCGAAGGTCAGGAAGGAGCTTCGCCGGGAGATGCGGCGCCAACCAGTCAGCAGAGTAGTTGA
- a CDS encoding beta-ketoacyl-[acyl-carrier-protein] synthase family protein, translating to MAQHTNPLPRIVITGLGVISPLGNDVQTLFQSLQQGRSGVGPLSRVPTESLPLSNGAEASQFSGAIGDYGPLEKPLQRTIRKGSKVMCREIEMGVAAAQLALTSADLSAERRDPYRTGVIYGCDYIMTLPEEFAAGVEKCLDEQGEFHFERWGPDGKPQVNPLWLLKYLPNMPASHIAIYNDLQGPNNSITLREASAAAALSEAYLTLQRGHSDAILVGATGSRIHPFRTMHACMQEDLASDRDDPTAMSRPFDADRDGGVLGEGAGAMVLETLSHAEARGATILGEIVGYGSSAVTARVTPQFQRQALANVMRAALGEAKTVGHVHAHGLGTVEGDAQEAAAIGDVFAPAGKIPPVVAAKSHFGNLGAGGGMVEAIASLMALQHGTLFPTLNYDTPDPRCDIPVTVDNQTPAGDSFLSVNVTPQGQAAAIRIARFDD from the coding sequence ATGGCTCAGCACACCAACCCCTTGCCCCGTATCGTGATCACCGGTTTGGGGGTGATTAGTCCGTTGGGTAACGACGTTCAGACGCTCTTTCAGTCCTTGCAACAGGGCCGTAGCGGGGTGGGGCCCCTGAGCCGCGTCCCCACCGAGTCGTTACCGCTAAGCAACGGTGCGGAGGCCTCGCAGTTTAGCGGCGCGATCGGCGACTACGGACCGCTCGAAAAACCGCTGCAGCGGACGATTCGCAAGGGCAGCAAGGTGATGTGCCGAGAAATCGAAATGGGGGTTGCGGCCGCCCAGTTGGCGCTGACGTCCGCCGATTTGTCAGCCGAGCGACGTGATCCCTATCGGACGGGTGTGATCTACGGCTGCGACTACATCATGACGCTGCCTGAGGAGTTCGCTGCAGGGGTAGAAAAATGCCTGGATGAGCAAGGCGAGTTTCATTTTGAACGCTGGGGGCCGGATGGTAAGCCGCAGGTCAACCCGCTGTGGTTGCTGAAGTATCTGCCCAATATGCCGGCCAGCCATATCGCGATCTACAACGACCTGCAGGGACCGAACAATTCAATCACGCTGCGGGAGGCCAGTGCGGCCGCCGCTTTGTCCGAAGCCTATCTGACGCTCCAGCGCGGGCATTCCGATGCGATTCTGGTGGGGGCGACCGGTTCGCGGATCCATCCCTTCCGTACCATGCACGCCTGCATGCAAGAGGATTTGGCAAGTGACCGTGATGATCCCACGGCGATGAGTCGTCCCTTTGATGCCGATCGCGATGGCGGGGTGCTGGGCGAAGGAGCGGGGGCCATGGTTTTGGAAACCCTCTCCCACGCGGAGGCACGCGGGGCCACCATTCTGGGAGAAATCGTCGGTTATGGCAGCAGTGCCGTGACGGCTCGGGTGACCCCCCAGTTCCAGCGTCAAGCTTTGGCGAATGTGATGCGGGCGGCGTTGGGCGAGGCCAAGACCGTCGGTCATGTGCACGCGCATGGTCTGGGCACCGTCGAAGGCGACGCGCAAGAAGCCGCCGCCATCGGGGACGTGTTCGCACCGGCCGGAAAGATCCCGCCGGTGGTAGCCGCCAAAAGCCACTTCGGTAACTTGGGCGCCGGGGGAGGAATGGTCGAAGCGATCGCCAGCTTGATGGCCCTGCAGCACGGCACCCTATTCCCGACCTTGAACTACGATACTCCCGACCCTCGCTGCGACATTCCCGTCACGGTCGACAACCAGACGCCCGCCGGCGACAGCTTTTTGTCGGTCAATGTGACCCCACAGGGCCAAGCCGCTGCGATCCGCATCGCTCGTTTCGACGACTAA
- a CDS encoding EF-hand domain-containing protein, with protein sequence MNLRFVRYSCAALCSLALAVSSAAAQPPERDRPDGGRPPRGERDGDRPRRGPGDRQGGPEVAPDAMAKQMIERFDKDGDKKLDSTELVAALTEMRNLRGRRGGGRPEGGRPEGGRPEGGRPDGERGPREGFNPEAMLQRIFEQNDKDDDGKLSGDEIPERMQRNLDRIDTNDDGAVDKKEAEAMFSQMRDRRPGGDRPRDGGGRRRGEGDGARPEGDRPRRPPAE encoded by the coding sequence ATGAACCTACGTTTTGTCCGCTACAGCTGCGCCGCTCTCTGTTCGCTGGCGCTGGCCGTTTCCTCAGCCGCCGCCCAACCACCCGAGCGTGACCGCCCCGACGGTGGCCGCCCCCCCCGAGGTGAACGCGACGGCGATCGCCCACGACGAGGCCCCGGCGATCGACAAGGCGGCCCGGAAGTCGCTCCCGACGCGATGGCCAAACAAATGATCGAACGATTCGACAAAGACGGCGACAAGAAACTCGACTCCACCGAATTGGTGGCCGCGCTAACCGAGATGCGGAACCTCCGTGGTCGCCGTGGCGGTGGACGCCCCGAAGGTGGCCGGCCCGAAGGTGGACGCCCCGAAGGTGGCCGGCCCGATGGTGAACGAGGACCACGCGAAGGTTTTAATCCGGAAGCCATGCTGCAACGCATCTTCGAACAGAACGACAAGGATGACGACGGCAAACTGAGCGGCGACGAAATTCCCGAACGTATGCAACGCAACCTCGATCGCATCGACACCAATGACGACGGAGCGGTCGACAAAAAGGAAGCGGAAGCCATGTTCAGCCAGATGCGTGATCGTCGTCCCGGCGGCGACCGCCCCCGCGATGGCGGAGGCCGGCGACGCGGTGAAGGCGATGGCGCCCGCCCCGAAGGCGATCGGCCTCGACGTCCCCCGGCGGAATAA
- a CDS encoding porin, translated as MKISKIALLAAAACGMHFGTASAQEYNTRFDAVVPASCFESSCDDGCDSGCDSGCDSHGGFGLGLGDCSLGDCLSCGDCCIGDPYEVFGDCYGWHVGGWGQLGYHSSDAGNRFNDDADGIRLQQAWLYAEKAVDGSCGFDIGGRADFMYGIDGPDTQAFGPNDDSWDQDWDNGGSYGWAMPQLYVEAAYGDLSVKAGHFYTIIGYEVVGAPDNFFYSHAYTMYNNEPFTHTGFLASYAASEDLTVFAGYTFGWDSGFEDNGDNFLGGFSLGLTEDISFTYATTVGRFGTNYNGMGVVEDGYMHSMVLDVALSENLQWVSQFDLIDTERASDGASIREGAAFVNYLIYGINDCTSVGVRHEYFHRNASLADAADVDVNDLTFGVNHRLNANVIVRPELRWDWDENGAFGANENNRAAQTTFGVDAIVTF; from the coding sequence ATGAAAATTAGCAAAATAGCTTTGCTGGCAGCGGCCGCGTGCGGGATGCACTTCGGTACCGCTTCCGCACAAGAATACAATACACGTTTCGATGCGGTTGTGCCTGCTTCCTGCTTTGAATCCAGCTGCGACGATGGCTGTGACAGCGGTTGCGATAGCGGCTGCGACAGCCACGGTGGCTTTGGTCTGGGACTGGGCGATTGCTCGCTGGGCGACTGCTTGAGCTGTGGCGATTGCTGCATCGGCGATCCCTACGAAGTCTTCGGCGACTGCTACGGCTGGCACGTCGGTGGCTGGGGACAACTGGGGTATCACTCCAGCGACGCTGGCAACCGCTTCAACGACGATGCCGATGGCATCCGTCTGCAGCAGGCTTGGCTGTACGCCGAGAAAGCCGTCGACGGTAGCTGTGGCTTCGACATCGGCGGTCGCGCCGACTTCATGTACGGCATCGATGGACCCGACACCCAAGCCTTTGGCCCCAACGACGATAGCTGGGACCAGGACTGGGACAACGGCGGATCGTACGGCTGGGCGATGCCTCAGTTGTACGTCGAAGCCGCTTATGGTGACCTGTCGGTTAAGGCCGGACATTTCTACACCATCATCGGTTACGAAGTCGTTGGCGCTCCGGACAACTTCTTCTACAGCCACGCCTACACGATGTACAACAACGAGCCGTTTACCCACACCGGGTTCTTGGCCAGTTACGCCGCCAGCGAAGACCTGACGGTGTTCGCCGGCTACACCTTTGGTTGGGACAGCGGCTTCGAAGACAACGGCGATAACTTCCTGGGCGGTTTCTCGCTCGGATTGACCGAAGACATCTCCTTCACCTATGCCACCACCGTCGGTCGCTTCGGCACCAACTACAACGGCATGGGCGTTGTCGAAGACGGCTACATGCACTCCATGGTGCTGGACGTGGCTTTGAGCGAGAACCTGCAGTGGGTTTCGCAGTTCGACCTGATCGATACCGAGCGAGCCAGCGACGGAGCGAGCATTCGCGAAGGCGCCGCGTTCGTCAACTACTTGATCTACGGCATCAACGACTGCACTTCGGTGGGGGTCCGCCACGAGTACTTCCATCGCAACGCCAGCCTGGCCGACGCGGCGGACGTGGACGTCAACGACCTGACGTTTGGAGTCAACCATCGGTTGAACGCCAACGTGATCGTGCGTCCCGAGCTTCGCTGGGACTGGGACGAAAACGGAGCGTTTGGTGCGAACGAGAACAATCGTGCGGCCCAGACGACCTTTGGTGTCGACGCCATCGTGACCTTCTAG
- a CDS encoding HTTM domain-containing protein has product MSMLKATAESAWQWKQQWTDGWNSFWFQPRQPHTLAVIRIAVGAMLLYTHVVLATDLLSFLGGTAWVDNATIQDLHGGAVVPRNGDFGWSYLWYIESPTLLWIHHLFAMAVAGMLMVGLGTRVVAPLAWALQLMYMHRLTGALFGLDQIVTMLLMYLMIAPSGAVYSFDARVRRRWPELVSGRWGKRLWPAAGPSSTATIATRLMQLQLCVIYFFGGLWKARGETWWDGSALWFSAANLEYQSIDITWLVARNPTLCSTLSHATVIWEAFYCALVWPRLTRPLVLAMAVMVHGGIALFLGMITFGTIMIVANLAFLSPLFIQRVVSGGACTVRGGRSA; this is encoded by the coding sequence ATGAGCATGTTGAAAGCAACCGCCGAGTCGGCGTGGCAATGGAAACAGCAGTGGACCGACGGCTGGAACTCATTTTGGTTTCAGCCCCGGCAGCCTCACACCCTGGCGGTGATCCGCATCGCCGTGGGAGCGATGTTGCTGTATACGCACGTGGTGTTGGCGACGGACCTGCTGTCCTTTTTGGGCGGCACGGCGTGGGTGGATAACGCCACCATTCAGGACCTGCACGGCGGGGCCGTGGTGCCTCGCAATGGAGACTTTGGCTGGTCTTATCTGTGGTATATCGAGAGCCCCACACTGTTGTGGATCCACCATCTCTTTGCGATGGCGGTGGCGGGCATGCTGATGGTGGGGCTGGGTACACGAGTGGTAGCGCCGTTGGCTTGGGCGCTGCAGTTAATGTATATGCATCGGTTGACCGGCGCCCTGTTCGGCCTCGATCAGATCGTCACCATGTTGTTGATGTATCTGATGATCGCGCCTTCGGGGGCGGTGTACTCGTTCGATGCACGGGTGCGGCGACGCTGGCCTGAGTTGGTGTCTGGCAGATGGGGTAAGCGGCTGTGGCCGGCTGCGGGGCCGTCATCTACCGCCACGATTGCCACCCGGCTCATGCAGCTGCAGCTATGCGTGATCTATTTCTTCGGGGGGCTCTGGAAGGCTCGCGGGGAAACCTGGTGGGACGGTAGCGCTTTGTGGTTTTCGGCCGCGAATCTGGAGTATCAGTCGATCGATATCACGTGGCTGGTGGCTCGCAATCCGACGCTCTGCAGCACCCTTTCGCACGCGACGGTGATTTGGGAAGCGTTTTACTGTGCGTTGGTTTGGCCACGGTTGACCCGTCCGCTGGTGTTGGCGATGGCCGTGATGGTGCACGGCGGGATCGCTCTGTTCCTGGGAATGATCACCTTTGGGACGATCATGATCGTGGCCAATCTGGCGTTTTTAAGCCCCTTGTTTATCCAACGGGTGGTGAGCGGAGGGGCGTGCACTGTGCGGGGGGGGCGGTCCGCATAA
- a CDS encoding TIGR03000 domain-containing protein, producing the protein MKKTRLLAPAATLLAVFACTPADAGWGSRGYSSFGGSSGSSGSSGYVAYYGSSGSSGGSYGSYGSSGGSYGSYGSSGGSSGGLLGHLHRKVHNHIARKRARHAARWGSSGHSSYGSSGYVSYGSSSHGSSGYSSYGSSGYTTYRARHYHSYASGGSSGGSSGGSSGGSSGHVTYSYAAPAVSYSSPVVSGGYGYESGTIVDQPMSEGAVLEGAVEGAGEAAPTPATPAVPAEARLHKDSALITVAVPASAHVTVNGHPTTSEGPIRQFMSRGLKEGFTYSYKIEVEGEVNGQPIKETKTLRVRAGDKERVVFSAPAKRDVETALTVHVPSDAKVVLAGNPTAAEGETRVFRTQQLSQGEVWENYEVAVTIVRDGREITKKQVLRLVAGSERELAFDFAGQADTASLAVR; encoded by the coding sequence ATGAAGAAAACTCGATTATTGGCACCAGCTGCGACGTTGCTGGCCGTGTTTGCATGTACACCGGCGGATGCCGGTTGGGGCTCTCGCGGGTACAGTTCGTTTGGGGGCTCTAGCGGCTCGAGTGGTTCGAGCGGCTACGTGGCTTACTACGGTAGTAGTGGAAGCAGCGGCGGCAGTTATGGCAGCTATGGGAGCAGCGGTGGTAGCTATGGAAGCTACGGCAGCAGTGGTGGCAGCAGCGGCGGTTTGTTGGGGCATTTGCACCGAAAAGTACACAACCACATCGCCCGCAAACGCGCTCGTCACGCCGCTCGTTGGGGTAGCAGCGGACACAGCAGCTACGGCAGCAGTGGCTACGTCAGCTATGGCAGCAGCAGTCACGGCAGCAGCGGCTACAGCAGTTACGGCAGCAGCGGTTACACCACCTACCGAGCTCGTCACTATCACTCCTACGCTAGCGGTGGATCCAGTGGCGGCTCGAGCGGTGGATCCAGCGGCGGTTCCAGTGGACACGTGACGTATTCCTACGCGGCTCCGGCCGTCAGCTACTCGTCCCCGGTGGTCAGCGGCGGATACGGTTATGAGTCCGGTACGATCGTCGACCAGCCCATGAGCGAAGGTGCGGTTCTTGAGGGAGCCGTGGAAGGTGCTGGCGAAGCCGCTCCGACGCCGGCCACTCCGGCCGTTCCCGCGGAAGCTCGTCTGCACAAGGATTCGGCTTTGATCACCGTTGCCGTTCCCGCTTCGGCACACGTCACGGTCAACGGTCATCCCACGACCAGCGAAGGGCCGATCCGTCAGTTCATGTCTCGCGGACTGAAGGAAGGCTTTACTTATTCGTACAAAATCGAAGTCGAAGGTGAAGTCAATGGTCAGCCGATCAAGGAAACCAAGACGCTTCGTGTACGAGCCGGTGATAAAGAACGCGTCGTGTTCAGCGCTCCGGCGAAACGTGATGTGGAAACGGCTTTGACCGTCCATGTTCCCAGCGATGCCAAGGTCGTGTTGGCCGGCAATCCCACTGCAGCGGAAGGCGAGACCCGGGTTTTCCGCACGCAGCAGTTGAGCCAAGGCGAAGTTTGGGAAAATTACGAAGTCGCCGTCACGATTGTCCGCGACGGTCGTGAGATCACCAAGAAGCAGGTGCTGCGTTTGGTCGCAGGCAGCGAACGCGAATTGGCGTTTGACTTTGCTGGCCAAGCCGACACGGCTTCGTTGGCCGTCCGCTAA